One genomic region from Saprospiraceae bacterium encodes:
- the lptC gene encoding LPS export ABC transporter periplasmic protein LptC: protein MLRYCASILILAVFISCENDINLINEFNRKKGNEEFVENVTMQYTDSGKLMVLLRAPLIKRTIQNNSAFQEFPKGIYCEFYDDSTHIKATLTAKYAIRDENKRVMTARNQVHLVSAVDSTHLEGEELIWDENRQLIYSNKFVKWTRGKEVGTGFFFEADQSFKKIKMRQTEADNIVLPGLQGLQN from the coding sequence ATGTTACGTTACTGCGCTAGTATTTTGATTCTTGCAGTTTTTATTTCTTGTGAAAACGACATCAATCTGATCAATGAATTTAACCGAAAAAAAGGCAACGAAGAGTTTGTCGAAAATGTCACCATGCAGTATACCGACTCCGGTAAGCTGATGGTTTTACTTCGTGCCCCTTTGATCAAAAGAACCATTCAAAACAACAGTGCTTTTCAGGAATTCCCCAAAGGGATCTACTGCGAATTTTATGATGATAGTACTCATATCAAAGCTACTTTGACTGCAAAATATGCGATCAGGGATGAAAACAAACGTGTCATGACAGCCAGGAATCAGGTTCATCTGGTATCGGCTGTTGACAGTACGCACCTGGAGGGCGAGGAACTCATCTGGGATGAAAACAGGCAGTTGATCTATAGCAACAAATTTGTCAAATGGACTCGGGGCAAGGAGGTAGGCACCGGCTTTTTCTTTGAAGCCGACCAGTCATTTAAGAAAATCAAGATGCGTCAGACAGAAGCGGACAATATCGTATTGCCTGGTCTGCAAGGTTTGCAGAATTGA
- a CDS encoding gliding motility-associated C-terminal domain-containing protein, whose amino-acid sequence MIKFFGIFLLVMGWSASLVAQPDNDFCLDAIRISDVTKYCSPIGAYTNAGATFDPDNGDIAKATCWASASNDVWFKFVAIASDVLITINGTTLKRPELSIYTGDCRNMSEIFPCVTSPVNLNTATLYKGGLVIGATYYIRVDGVDQNVGTFQLCINNYNPPASANGDCATATVLCSKDPFHVESVVGAGRDNDEADNSCLDFNNSDPRNNNSESNSTWYRWTALNDGPLTFKITPDAANDDIDFAVFEYPNGLSNCNNKKLVRCMATACLGPTGLNATSRDLEESPNCDPGEDGFVRQLDMVKGMSYGVMINNFTSSNHGFFIEFGGLGDFLGPETKIEVAPETGLKCEQAFTIRDSTFFAAGQIVKYTWNFGDGATPSEVAFTKGPHQVRYKSFGAKTIVLVVESDKGCTYSFTRTINVEPCCEDLPTLKAVPDAKDLTCNGIPSGSISIGGSGGTPEYLYALGNGKFKRQFKYTNLDKGTYQVKVTDARGCRDSTNVSLAEPPPIIVDAGPDLTGRLGYEVRLNGSYNPTNATNVTAWVPPDGIVCTTCLSTDAIPPGSTQYKLVVTTADGCVAADSMFVDVTLDRAIYIPNTFTPDRDTRNKIFKLFGNRAIESIEYLRVFNRWGGLVYEGTNLDINDDSSGWDGTANGQALPSGVYAYSASVLFVDKVTRIIKGDVTLLR is encoded by the coding sequence ATGATAAAGTTTTTTGGTATTTTTTTGCTGGTGATGGGTTGGTCTGCCAGCCTGGTTGCACAGCCTGACAATGATTTTTGCCTGGACGCTATTCGGATCAGTGATGTGACAAAGTATTGTTCGCCGATTGGCGCTTATACCAATGCCGGGGCCACTTTTGACCCGGATAATGGGGACATCGCCAAAGCGACCTGTTGGGCAAGTGCCTCCAATGATGTTTGGTTTAAATTTGTGGCTATAGCTTCAGATGTGCTGATCACCATAAATGGGACTACCCTTAAAAGGCCGGAACTATCCATTTATACAGGTGACTGCCGGAATATGTCAGAGATATTTCCTTGTGTGACCTCGCCGGTAAATCTCAATACTGCTACGCTATATAAAGGAGGTTTGGTCATTGGTGCTACTTATTATATTCGTGTGGACGGTGTAGACCAAAATGTAGGGACTTTTCAGTTATGTATCAATAACTATAACCCTCCTGCCAGTGCTAACGGTGATTGTGCGACCGCGACGGTACTTTGTAGTAAAGACCCATTCCACGTAGAAAGTGTAGTGGGAGCCGGTCGGGACAATGATGAAGCGGACAATTCTTGCCTTGATTTTAATAATTCTGACCCAAGAAATAATAATTCGGAGTCAAATTCTACTTGGTACAGATGGACGGCTTTGAATGATGGCCCTCTTACATTTAAAATCACCCCCGACGCTGCCAATGATGACATTGATTTTGCGGTATTTGAATATCCCAATGGATTGTCTAATTGTAATAATAAAAAACTGGTTCGGTGCATGGCCACTGCTTGCCTGGGGCCAACCGGGCTCAATGCCACTTCAAGGGACCTTGAAGAAAGTCCTAATTGTGATCCGGGAGAGGATGGTTTTGTGAGGCAACTAGACATGGTCAAAGGCATGAGTTATGGGGTCATGATCAATAATTTTACCTCTTCCAATCATGGTTTTTTCATCGAATTTGGTGGCCTCGGGGATTTTCTGGGCCCTGAAACCAAAATCGAGGTTGCCCCTGAGACAGGACTCAAATGTGAACAAGCATTTACCATCCGTGACAGTACTTTTTTTGCCGCCGGCCAGATTGTAAAATATACCTGGAATTTTGGCGATGGCGCTACACCCAGCGAAGTCGCATTTACCAAAGGCCCCCACCAGGTGCGATATAAATCCTTTGGCGCCAAGACCATAGTACTTGTGGTAGAATCTGACAAAGGGTGTACCTATTCTTTCACCAGGACCATCAATGTCGAACCATGCTGCGAAGATCTTCCTACGCTTAAGGCGGTACCTGACGCCAAAGATCTTACTTGCAATGGTATCCCCAGTGGATCTATATCCATAGGCGGTAGCGGGGGGACTCCGGAATATCTTTATGCCTTGGGTAATGGTAAATTTAAACGCCAATTTAAGTACACCAATCTGGATAAAGGTACTTACCAGGTCAAAGTCACTGATGCCCGGGGATGCAGAGATTCTACCAATGTGAGCCTGGCTGAACCACCTCCGATCATCGTCGATGCTGGTCCTGACCTCACTGGAAGGTTAGGTTACGAAGTAAGGTTGAATGGCTCTTACAATCCTACTAATGCTACCAATGTCACTGCCTGGGTGCCACCTGATGGAATAGTCTGTACTACCTGTTTATCGACGGATGCCATTCCTCCTGGCAGTACTCAATATAAATTAGTCGTCACCACCGCCGATGGTTGTGTGGCAGCTGACTCGATGTTTGTCGATGTGACCCTTGATAGGGCGATTTATATTCCCAATACTTTTACCCCCGACAGGGACACCAGGAATAAAATATTCAAGCTGTTTGGCAATCGGGCTATCGAGTCCATCGAATACCTCAGAGTATTTAACCGGTGGGGAGGGCTGGTCTACGAAGGCACTAACCTCGATATCAATGATGATTCGTCTGGTTGGGATGGCACTGCTAACGGACAGGCTTTGCCCTCAGGAGTATATGCATATTCAGCATCAGTATTATTTGTGGATAAAGTCACCAGAATTATAAAAGGAGATGTTACGTTACTGCGCTAG
- a CDS encoding CDP-alcohol phosphatidyltransferase family protein, with amino-acid sequence MVRNQIPNILTLFNLLMGCCSLYFIFTQQFDIVFWLILLAAIADVFDGMVARWLKVDGGLGKQLDSLADVVSFGVVPGAILFQLIRYAFDQGHQGFGTSAMSVGLAFSGFIFTLGAALRLARFNIDERQTQEFIGLATPGATVVVIGMMLVHQKGTGPWYDWINNEYVLIGAAILLFVLMLAPIRMFSIKSVRSGWADHKLPIVFMALCIPLAIIFKGPALMILPLVYVILSLIIYRN; translated from the coding sequence ATGGTTAGAAATCAGATCCCAAATATACTCACCTTATTCAACCTATTGATGGGTTGCTGTTCCTTGTATTTTATATTCACTCAACAATTTGACATTGTTTTTTGGTTGATCCTGCTTGCCGCAATAGCAGATGTATTCGATGGGATGGTCGCCCGATGGTTGAAGGTAGATGGAGGTTTGGGGAAACAACTCGATTCATTGGCTGATGTGGTATCTTTTGGAGTGGTGCCGGGAGCTATTTTATTTCAACTGATCCGATATGCATTTGACCAGGGACATCAGGGGTTCGGCACCAGTGCTATGAGCGTTGGGCTTGCATTTTCGGGATTTATTTTTACCCTTGGGGCAGCTTTGAGACTGGCCCGATTTAATATTGATGAAAGGCAGACTCAGGAATTTATTGGATTAGCTACACCCGGGGCTACCGTCGTGGTCATCGGCATGATGTTAGTCCATCAAAAAGGGACCGGCCCATGGTACGACTGGATAAATAATGAATATGTACTGATCGGCGCTGCAATCCTGTTATTTGTACTTATGTTAGCTCCAATCCGGATGTTTAGCATCAAATCAGTCCGCTCAGGCTGGGCTGACCATAAACTGCCGATCGTATTTATGGCATTATGTATTCCACTGGCGATCATATTTAAAGGTCCGGCGCTGATGATACTTCCCCTTGTTTATGTAATTTTGTCCTTGATTATTTATCGCAATTGA
- the purS gene encoding phosphoribosylformylglycinamidine synthase subunit PurS, protein MKFAAQIRVMPHKVLLDPQGKTVSNNLKHMGLEGLTNVRIGKNIQMEVEATDASTADSLVKSACEKLLTNPIMEYFEYSLTEVH, encoded by the coding sequence ATGAAATTTGCCGCACAGATTAGAGTCATGCCACATAAAGTCCTATTGGATCCTCAAGGAAAAACCGTATCCAATAACCTCAAACACATGGGCCTTGAAGGGCTCACCAATGTGCGTATCGGCAAAAACATCCAAATGGAAGTAGAGGCCACGGATGCTTCCACTGCAGATTCACTGGTCAAGTCAGCTTGTGAAAAACTGCTGACCAATCCTATCATGGAGTATTTTGAATATTCGCTCACGGAAGTCCATTAA
- the rsmI gene encoding 16S rRNA (cytidine(1402)-2'-O)-methyltransferase produces the protein MLYLVPTPIGNLDDITYRAVKVLAGVDYILSEDTRTTQSLLGHYQISNDIRSFHDHNEHGRLPSVIADLKSGKEIALVSEAGMPGISDPGFLLVRACRQEGLELTVLPGACALVNAVVASGIPTEPFHFEGFLPHKKGRQTRLKYLATLPHTFILYESPHRFIKCLDELITYCGSERHIAVCRELTKKFEEVHTGSLMDQKAFYEGKGVVKGEFVIVVSGKEG, from the coding sequence ATGCTGTACCTGGTGCCGACACCAATCGGCAATCTGGATGATATCACCTACCGAGCTGTCAAAGTCCTGGCTGGAGTGGATTACATCCTTTCTGAAGACACCCGTACCACCCAATCGCTGCTTGGACACTATCAAATCTCCAACGATATCCGATCCTTCCATGATCACAACGAACATGGGCGTCTTCCTTCTGTGATTGCAGACCTTAAATCCGGCAAAGAAATCGCCTTGGTATCTGAAGCAGGTATGCCTGGGATTTCCGATCCGGGATTCTTGCTCGTACGCGCGTGCAGGCAGGAGGGACTGGAGTTGACTGTACTCCCCGGTGCTTGTGCCCTGGTCAATGCGGTTGTAGCGTCTGGTATACCTACTGAACCATTTCATTTTGAAGGATTTTTACCTCATAAAAAAGGCAGACAGACCCGATTAAAGTATCTGGCTACATTGCCACATACCTTTATATTGTATGAATCCCCACATCGGTTCATCAAATGCCTTGACGAATTGATCACCTATTGTGGTAGTGAAAGACATATAGCGGTCTGCCGGGAATTGACCAAAAAATTTGAAGAAGTACATACCGGTAGTTTAATGGACCAAAAAGCTTTTTATGAAGGTAAAGGAGTTGTAAAGGGAGAGTTTGTGATTGTAGTGAGTGGAAAGGAGGGGTAA
- a CDS encoding glycoside hydrolase family 18 protein encodes MIRSKSILASLFILLCSVSFAQKQPYHIIAYYTGNGEVINQYPVEQLTHIIYSFLKIQNDTLTFKSPKQEESLIQLVELKKRNPELKIMVSVGGWGGCAPCSDLFASEAHRSTFAKTTVALFKKYHVDGIDLDWEYPTIAGYPGHNYAPEDKNNFTELVKTLRQEMGPGYILSFAAGGFTRFLEESVDWGALMPYLDFVNLMTYDLTSGASKTTGHHTPLNNNNTQKQSASNCINWLIQHKVPASKLVMGAAFYARVWEEVADIDHGLYQAGKFKQGVSYKNADTFFTSTPGYHYYFDKKAKAPYRYNAAQKMFATFDDERSLKAKTAFIRKHHLGGIMFWELSQDKPVNGLVSVIYKNLNGR; translated from the coding sequence ATGATCCGTTCAAAATCAATACTCGCCTCGCTGTTTATTTTATTATGCAGCGTATCATTTGCTCAAAAGCAGCCTTATCATATCATAGCCTATTATACCGGCAACGGGGAGGTAATCAATCAATATCCAGTCGAGCAACTCACACATATCATATACAGTTTTTTAAAAATTCAGAATGACACGCTTACATTTAAGAGCCCAAAGCAGGAAGAGTCGCTCATCCAATTGGTCGAATTAAAGAAGCGGAATCCAGAACTAAAAATAATGGTTTCGGTTGGGGGCTGGGGAGGTTGTGCGCCTTGTTCGGATTTGTTTGCTTCTGAAGCGCACAGGTCTACCTTTGCTAAAACGACGGTAGCACTTTTTAAAAAATACCATGTGGATGGCATAGACCTTGACTGGGAATATCCTACCATCGCCGGATATCCCGGTCATAATTATGCTCCGGAGGATAAAAACAATTTTACAGAATTAGTCAAGACTTTGAGACAGGAGATGGGACCCGGGTATATCCTCAGTTTTGCTGCCGGGGGATTTACCCGATTTCTAGAGGAATCAGTAGATTGGGGTGCACTGATGCCTTACCTGGATTTTGTCAATCTGATGACCTATGACCTGACCAGTGGAGCCAGTAAAACCACCGGACACCATACTCCGCTCAACAATAACAATACTCAAAAACAATCTGCTAGCAATTGTATAAACTGGCTGATACAACATAAGGTGCCTGCATCAAAACTAGTCATGGGGGCGGCTTTTTACGCCCGGGTATGGGAGGAGGTGGCAGATATAGATCATGGGCTCTACCAGGCAGGAAAATTCAAACAAGGTGTCTCTTATAAAAATGCAGATACTTTTTTCACCTCGACTCCCGGATATCACTATTATTTTGACAAAAAAGCAAAAGCTCCTTACCGGTACAATGCTGCTCAAAAAATGTTTGCCACCTTTGACGATGAGCGGTCTTTGAAAGCCAAAACCGCATTCATCCGAAAACATCATTTGGGTGGAATCATGTTTTGGGAACTAAGCCAGGACAAACCAGTCAATGGCCTGGTAAGTGTGATTTATAAAAATTTGAATGGCCGATAG
- a CDS encoding elongation factor G, with translation MNFESKDIRNVVLLGHAHSGKTSLIECMLFEAHGITRRGNVEEGNTVSDYNPLEQERQSSLFSSLEHSLWKDSKINIIDTPGSDDFIGEVIAALKVADTAVMVLNGAHGVEVGTEIMWEYVQNFATPSIFVINQLDHEKSDYDATMEQAISRFGPKVLPIQYPINEGTGFHSIVDALRMVVYEFPADGGKPIKKPIPESEKSRALEMHNKLVEAAAENEEELMARFFDQGTLSEEDLAYGLRVAIAHQSIYPVFCASAKKNMGTGRIMGFINDICPSPADRPAAPLEGGGSLACDVNDQTTIFIYKTLSEPKVGNVSYFKVYSGKLKSGDELINANNRNSERFGQLFIANGKNREPVDHLNAGDIGVVVKLKDAHTNNTLNAKGTDRKIEPIHFPEPRVRVAVQPPSKNDIEKLAKALHVIQEEDPTIIIEQSAELRQMLLFGQGQLHLDMVKHRLEKNQDLHMEFIKPRIPYRETITRVANGDYRHKKQSGGAGQFGEVHMRLEPYHDGMEDPADLNVRIREEEIMPWGGKLVFYWCIVGGAIDTKFSSAIKKGILSKMSEGPLTGSRCRDIRVCVYDGKMHPVDSNDMAFQLAGTMAFKNIFQTAGPQLLEPIYDLEVLCGDTVMGDIMGDLQTRRAIIMGMDSDGHYQKIKARVPLAELDGYSSTLRSLTQGKAKFTTRFAEYGPVPGDLQKKLMEEYALEYQEEHA, from the coding sequence ATGAATTTTGAATCGAAGGATATACGGAATGTGGTCTTACTGGGTCATGCGCACTCAGGTAAGACCAGTTTGATCGAATGCATGCTTTTCGAAGCACACGGTATCACCCGAAGAGGGAATGTAGAAGAAGGCAATACTGTCTCTGACTACAATCCATTGGAACAGGAAAGGCAGAGCAGTTTGTTTAGTTCTCTTGAACACTCCCTTTGGAAAGATTCAAAAATCAACATTATCGATACTCCTGGATCCGATGACTTTATCGGAGAAGTCATAGCCGCTCTAAAAGTAGCAGATACTGCAGTCATGGTGCTGAATGGAGCCCATGGAGTGGAAGTCGGAACTGAGATCATGTGGGAGTATGTGCAGAACTTTGCTACTCCCTCGATATTTGTGATTAATCAACTGGATCATGAAAAATCAGATTATGATGCTACCATGGAGCAGGCTATCAGTAGGTTTGGCCCAAAGGTCCTTCCAATTCAATATCCTATCAATGAAGGAACCGGGTTCCATTCAATAGTGGATGCACTTCGTATGGTTGTTTATGAATTTCCCGCCGATGGAGGTAAGCCTATCAAAAAACCTATTCCTGAAAGTGAAAAATCCAGAGCATTGGAAATGCATAACAAATTGGTCGAAGCTGCAGCAGAAAATGAAGAAGAACTCATGGCTCGATTTTTTGATCAGGGCACACTCAGTGAGGAAGACCTGGCGTATGGCCTCCGCGTGGCGATCGCCCATCAAAGCATCTATCCTGTATTTTGTGCATCTGCCAAGAAAAATATGGGCACTGGTCGTATAATGGGATTTATCAATGATATCTGCCCTTCGCCAGCTGATCGGCCGGCAGCTCCATTGGAAGGTGGTGGTTCTTTGGCCTGTGATGTCAATGATCAAACTACCATATTTATATACAAAACCCTGTCTGAACCCAAGGTGGGCAATGTATCTTATTTTAAAGTATACTCCGGAAAACTCAAATCAGGCGATGAATTAATCAATGCCAATAATCGAAATAGTGAACGATTTGGCCAATTATTTATAGCCAATGGGAAAAATAGAGAGCCTGTGGATCATCTGAATGCAGGTGACATCGGAGTCGTCGTAAAATTAAAAGACGCTCATACCAACAATACACTCAATGCCAAAGGCACAGATCGCAAAATAGAGCCTATCCATTTTCCGGAGCCTCGGGTAAGAGTCGCTGTGCAACCTCCATCCAAAAACGATATCGAAAAGTTGGCTAAAGCCCTGCATGTCATTCAAGAGGAAGATCCAACCATCATCATAGAACAGTCTGCTGAGTTGAGGCAAATGCTTCTTTTTGGGCAAGGCCAATTACACCTCGACATGGTCAAACACAGGCTGGAGAAAAATCAGGATCTCCATATGGAGTTTATCAAGCCCAGGATACCTTATCGTGAGACCATCACCAGGGTAGCTAATGGAGACTATCGACATAAAAAACAATCAGGTGGCGCAGGTCAATTTGGCGAAGTGCATATGAGATTAGAACCATATCATGATGGAATGGAAGATCCTGCTGATCTCAATGTCAGAATCCGTGAAGAGGAGATTATGCCCTGGGGAGGAAAATTAGTATTCTACTGGTGTATTGTAGGAGGTGCTATTGATACCAAGTTTTCAAGCGCCATTAAAAAGGGTATCCTGAGTAAAATGTCAGAGGGGCCTCTCACAGGCAGTCGCTGCAGAGATATCAGGGTCTGTGTCTATGATGGAAAAATGCACCCGGTAGATAGCAATGACATGGCTTTCCAGCTGGCTGGTACCATGGCCTTTAAAAATATCTTTCAAACGGCAGGACCTCAACTTCTGGAGCCTATCTACGACCTGGAGGTGTTGTGCGGTGACACAGTGATGGGTGACATCATGGGAGATCTGCAGACCAGGCGGGCTATCATCATGGGTATGGACAGTGATGGCCATTATCAGAAAATTAAAGCAAGGGTACCACTCGCAGAACTGGATGGTTATTCTTCAACGCTGCGTTCATTGACCCAGGGCAAGGCAAAGTTTACCACCCGATTTGCGGAGTATGGGCCTGTACCAGGGGATCTGCAGAAAAAATTGATGGAAGAATATGCGCTGGAATACCAGGAGGAGCATGCCTAA
- a CDS encoding serine hydrolase, whose amino-acid sequence MKFWLILFYWIPLSAIFGQSKADFISRLADLDRFVENQLDTWKNPGCAIAIVYKDQIIYSKGYGYRDVAHQLPANEHTLFAIASCTKAFTSSALGLLVAEKKISWDDPVKKYLPDLKMYNDELTGNLTIRDILSHRSGIPRYDEAWFGEKVTPSYLYSHLPEFAPTKRLREGYIYNNWMFVLAGDLIAHLYQLPYRVVISNKFFKPLGMDRTQFSFDPVDHPGESNYAIGYTYDREKSAFRPQPFYVGGETFEPAGAITSTVTDMSKWLRMHINGGGYKGQTILPQQIVKEIRKPINLMDEDQRWPEYFNTFYAMGWWTNTYRGHTLAAHTGGLGGFRAYTSYMPFDSIGVIVLQNGTNRPMYQAITYRIYDLLLNLPAIDWTSRFMPDQLKSIEDEKQEYLQSLPTQILNTNARLPIAAYAGEFEHPMAGKIAIFFDHDQLYYVHHAMPRVLLTHYHYDTWRYEDPSDGNFGFITFDFNAKGSVESLKLLDQKTAYRKISK is encoded by the coding sequence ATGAAATTCTGGCTTATTTTATTTTATTGGATTCCACTGTCTGCTATTTTTGGTCAGTCGAAGGCAGATTTTATCTCTAGACTGGCAGACCTGGATAGATTCGTGGAGAACCAATTAGATACCTGGAAAAATCCGGGGTGTGCTATTGCCATCGTGTATAAAGATCAAATAATTTATAGTAAAGGATATGGCTATAGGGATGTGGCCCATCAGCTTCCTGCCAATGAGCACACCTTATTCGCCATCGCATCCTGCACCAAAGCATTCACCAGCAGCGCACTGGGGCTATTAGTTGCAGAGAAAAAAATTAGCTGGGATGACCCTGTCAAAAAATACCTGCCTGATCTTAAAATGTACAATGATGAACTGACTGGCAATCTTACCATACGGGATATTTTGTCTCACCGGAGCGGCATACCCAGGTATGACGAAGCATGGTTCGGTGAAAAGGTCACTCCTTCCTATTTGTACAGCCATCTTCCTGAGTTTGCCCCTACCAAACGACTTCGCGAAGGCTATATTTATAATAATTGGATGTTTGTACTGGCGGGTGATCTGATAGCCCATCTGTACCAACTGCCATATAGAGTGGTGATCAGTAATAAGTTTTTCAAGCCGCTTGGCATGGATCGCACACAGTTTTCATTCGATCCTGTAGATCACCCAGGGGAATCAAATTATGCTATTGGATATACCTATGACCGCGAAAAAAGTGCATTTAGGCCACAACCATTTTATGTAGGGGGTGAGACCTTTGAACCTGCTGGAGCTATCACGAGTACAGTCACAGATATGAGCAAGTGGTTACGTATGCATATCAATGGAGGCGGTTACAAGGGGCAGACCATACTTCCGCAGCAAATAGTCAAAGAAATAAGAAAGCCTATAAATCTGATGGACGAAGACCAACGCTGGCCTGAGTATTTCAACACTTTTTATGCCATGGGATGGTGGACAAATACCTACCGCGGTCATACACTCGCAGCTCATACAGGTGGTCTCGGTGGATTCAGGGCTTATACCAGCTATATGCCCTTTGACAGTATCGGTGTAATCGTATTGCAAAATGGGACCAATAGACCGATGTACCAGGCTATCACCTATCGTATCTATGACCTTTTGTTGAATCTGCCGGCCATCGATTGGACCTCTCGTTTTATGCCCGATCAGCTCAAAAGTATAGAAGATGAAAAACAAGAGTATCTTCAAAGCCTGCCTACTCAAATACTCAATACCAATGCGAGGTTACCTATCGCTGCCTATGCTGGTGAGTTCGAACACCCGATGGCAGGCAAAATAGCCATCTTTTTTGATCACGACCAGTTATATTATGTGCATCACGCTATGCCCCGGGTATTACTCACACACTATCATTACGACACCTGGAGATATGAAGATCCGTCAGATGGCAATTTTGGTTTTATCACTTTTGATTTCAATGCCAAAGGCAGTGTAGAATCACTCAAGCTCCTCGATCAAAAAACCGCCTATCGGAAGATTAGCAAATGA
- a CDS encoding right-handed parallel beta-helix repeat-containing protein → MINKQIIILLAFAGLLGCVSNKSDTAREPTSFFVHPIDGKDQNPGTITEPFKTIDRVNQIHLVPGDKVLFFSANTYPGTLVLEKEESGEPGKEITISSYDASRAYIDGGDGPGIVCKASNVNINNFRVIGSGSTTNQSSGIIIESGNNIVLEDLEISGFKQAGLLIKGISNSIVRLVYAYENGEAGILLDSLGTTVNHNVDILNCRTYQNGLDHQTQSTHGGIIIRHLILGAIRLCASYLNGSADQSSGGITITNSEQVTISESLIYQNNTFNNQGGHGIALGNDTKACIVERNLTYQNSGYAQYLTSEGTAPWGENILRYNISDNDGLEVAGSLSISGQGKIKVLLHNNIWINDTKPVIDFKSTAVDDTIRFYNNALQVRSTFFNHDIPSSIVFHTEKNNWYSNLTLPNPFKEYSMNPDWELNQKSNPARTEDLDAWIKYQLHLKSPLKGKGLSFADMGYTKNLSVKDFWGNSLSEKQSIDIGAYQLSQ, encoded by the coding sequence ATGATCAATAAACAAATCATCATATTGCTTGCCTTTGCTGGCTTGTTAGGATGTGTATCAAACAAGTCAGATACAGCCAGGGAGCCAACTTCTTTTTTTGTACACCCTATTGATGGCAAAGACCAAAATCCCGGTACCATCACCGAGCCCTTTAAGACGATAGATCGGGTCAATCAAATACACCTGGTGCCGGGAGATAAAGTGCTTTTCTTTAGTGCCAATACCTACCCGGGCACCTTAGTATTAGAAAAAGAAGAATCCGGAGAGCCAGGTAAAGAAATCACCATCAGTAGTTATGATGCCAGCCGTGCGTATATAGATGGAGGGGACGGACCCGGCATCGTCTGTAAAGCCTCTAATGTCAATATTAATAATTTTAGAGTGATCGGCAGTGGAAGTACTACTAACCAGTCCTCAGGTATCATCATAGAAAGCGGCAACAATATAGTTTTAGAAGACCTGGAGATCAGCGGATTTAAACAAGCCGGGTTATTAATAAAAGGGATATCCAATTCGATCGTCAGATTGGTATATGCTTATGAGAATGGAGAAGCAGGCATCCTACTTGACAGCCTGGGCACCACTGTCAATCACAATGTTGATATCCTCAATTGTCGCACCTATCAAAACGGGCTCGATCATCAAACCCAAAGTACACATGGAGGAATCATCATTCGACATTTAATCCTTGGGGCAATCAGGCTTTGTGCCTCGTATCTTAACGGAAGTGCAGATCAAAGTAGCGGGGGCATCACGATTACCAATAGTGAGCAAGTCACTATTAGCGAATCCCTCATCTACCAAAACAACACTTTTAATAATCAAGGGGGGCATGGAATCGCACTTGGCAATGATACCAAGGCTTGTATCGTGGAAAGAAATCTGACCTATCAAAACAGTGGTTACGCACAATATTTGACAAGCGAAGGGACTGCACCCTGGGGAGAAAACATCCTAAGATACAATATCAGTGATAATGATGGTCTGGAAGTGGCCGGATCTCTATCGATATCAGGACAGGGTAAGATAAAAGTCTTGCTGCACAACAATATCTGGATCAATGACACCAAGCCCGTAATAGATTTTAAATCAACTGCAGTCGATGATACGATCAGATTTTACAATAATGCGCTTCAAGTCCGATCAACTTTTTTTAACCACGATATACCTTCCTCCATCGTCTTCCATACAGAAAAAAATAACTGGTACTCCAACCTTACTCTACCTAACCCATTTAAGGAATACTCCATGAATCCCGATTGGGAGTTAAATCAAAAATCAAATCCAGCCAGAACTGAGGACCTGGACGCATGGATCAAATATCAACTGCACCTTAAATCTCCCTTGAAAGGAAAAGGCTTAAGTTTTGCCGATATGGGCTATACGAAAAACCTGTCAGTTAAAGATTTTTGGGGCAATAGTCTAAGTGAAAAACAAAGCATCGATATCGGGGCGTATCAGCTTAGTCAATAG